From the genome of Campylobacter concisus, one region includes:
- a CDS encoding cysteine ABC transporter substrate-binding protein gives MRKFKFFLLALIATVFLTGCGNDKGADTAKAASNEADAIAKIKERGFVRIGVFSDKPPFGYVDKDGKNQGYDIYFAKRIAKDLLGDESKVKFELVEAAGRVEVLVADKVDITLANFTKTPERAQVVDFALPYMKVSLGIVSPEGAVIKSIDELKDKTLIVNKGTTADAFFTKNYPNIKLAKYDQNTETFAALVDKRGAALAHDNALLFAWAKETPGFVVGVEALGDVDVIAPAVKKGNKVLLDWLNNEIIELGKENFFHKDYDATLKPIYGDSVNPESLVVEGGKL, from the coding sequence GTGAGAAAATTTAAATTTTTCTTATTAGCATTAATCGCTACCGTCTTTCTAACGGGTTGTGGTAATGACAAAGGTGCCGACACGGCAAAAGCTGCTTCAAACGAAGCTGATGCGATCGCAAAGATAAAAGAGCGCGGATTTGTAAGAATTGGCGTTTTCAGCGACAAGCCGCCATTTGGCTACGTCGATAAAGACGGCAAAAACCAAGGCTATGATATTTACTTTGCAAAACGTATCGCAAAAGACCTACTAGGCGATGAGAGCAAGGTAAAATTTGAGTTAGTCGAGGCTGCTGGTAGAGTTGAAGTTTTAGTAGCTGATAAAGTAGATATCACGCTTGCAAATTTTACAAAAACACCTGAGCGTGCACAAGTTGTTGATTTTGCGCTTCCATACATGAAGGTTTCACTTGGCATCGTAAGCCCTGAAGGTGCAGTGATAAAGAGCATCGATGAGCTAAAAGACAAAACCCTAATCGTAAATAAGGGCACAACCGCAGACGCGTTTTTTACAAAAAATTATCCTAACATTAAGCTTGCAAAATACGACCAAAATACTGAAACATTTGCAGCTTTGGTTGATAAAAGAGGTGCTGCACTAGCGCATGATAACGCCCTACTTTTTGCCTGGGCGAAAGAGACTCCAGGTTTTGTTGTAGGCGTTGAAGCACTTGGTGATGTGGATGTAATAGCACCAGCTGTTAAAAAAGGCAACAAAGTTTTACTTGACTGGCTAAACAACGAGATCATTGAGTTAGGCAAAGAAAATTTCTTCCACAAAGACTATGATGCTACACTAAAACCGATCTATGGTGATAGCGTCAATCCAGAATCACTTGTCGTTGAAGGCGGCAAACTTTAA
- a CDS encoding phosphomannomutase/phosphoglucomutase — protein sequence MKYDEIFREYDIRGIFEKDLTEDSVKAIGLALGKKFNEFGVKTLSVGFDARLSASTLFRYLLSGLNKAGGFKIYNIGLLPTPIGYFSVYADYFDANIMITGSHNPKEYNGFKITIKKDSFFGKDLQILKDKVNEIIASGEQIVDDESCEKFNILEKYVEFFVKEFSELKNFKKPFVIDCANGAVGVSLVPIVKALGLNAKILYEDPDGNFPNHHPDPSEKENLKELFSLIEKKEFDLGFGFDGDGDRIAVITPKRDIKGDELAYLYALNMDHPKVLGEVKCSQNMYDEIAKIGEVFMGKTGHSNIKKMMKELNVDLAAEVSGHIFFKERYFGFDDALYAMMRVLELVHKGFDLDGELDKMPLVFSTDEIKVKTTDEAKFKIVAKLKECVKNESCDLPKIKNIIDIDGIRIQFENGWALVRASNTTPVIVTRFEAKSKEFLEEIEQKVINLLKSLM from the coding sequence ATGAAATATGATGAAATTTTTAGAGAATACGACATCCGCGGCATTTTTGAAAAAGACTTGACAGAGGACAGCGTCAAGGCTATAGGACTTGCTTTGGGTAAGAAATTTAACGAATTTGGCGTGAAAACTTTAAGCGTTGGCTTTGACGCAAGGCTAAGTGCTAGCACACTTTTTAGGTATCTGCTAAGCGGTCTAAATAAGGCTGGTGGCTTTAAAATTTACAACATCGGCTTACTACCAACTCCTATTGGCTACTTTAGCGTTTATGCTGACTATTTCGACGCAAATATCATGATCACTGGCTCTCACAACCCAAAAGAGTACAACGGCTTTAAGATCACTATCAAAAAAGATAGTTTTTTTGGCAAAGATCTGCAAATTTTAAAAGACAAGGTAAATGAGATAATCGCCTCTGGTGAGCAGATCGTAGACGATGAAAGCTGTGAGAAATTTAACATCTTAGAAAAATATGTCGAGTTTTTTGTAAAAGAATTTAGTGAGCTTAAAAATTTTAAAAAACCTTTTGTCATCGACTGTGCAAATGGTGCTGTTGGCGTAAGCTTGGTGCCGATAGTCAAGGCTCTTGGGCTAAATGCAAAAATTTTATATGAAGATCCAGATGGGAATTTTCCAAATCACCACCCAGACCCAAGCGAAAAAGAGAATTTAAAAGAGCTATTTTCGCTCATCGAAAAGAAGGAATTTGACCTTGGATTTGGCTTTGACGGCGATGGCGACAGGATCGCGGTTATAACGCCAAAAAGAGATATAAAAGGCGATGAGTTAGCCTATCTTTATGCACTAAATATGGATCATCCAAAGGTGCTTGGCGAGGTTAAATGCTCGCAAAATATGTACGATGAGATCGCAAAGATTGGTGAAGTTTTCATGGGAAAAACAGGACACAGCAATATAAAAAAGATGATGAAAGAGCTAAATGTCGATCTTGCGGCAGAGGTGAGCGGTCATATCTTTTTTAAAGAGCGCTATTTTGGCTTTGATGATGCGCTTTATGCGATGATGAGAGTGCTCGAGCTAGTTCATAAGGGCTTTGACCTTGACGGTGAGCTTGATAAGATGCCGCTTGTCTTTAGTACCGATGAGATCAAGGTAAAGACGACTGACGAGGCTAAATTTAAGATAGTTGCTAAGTTAAAAGAGTGCGTGAAAAACGAGAGTTGCGATCTACCAAAGATAAAAAATATCATCGACATTGATGGTATAAGGATTCAGTTTGAAAATGGCTGGGCGCTGGTGCGTGCATCAAATACAACGCCAGTTATCGTCACTAGATTTGAGGCAAAGAGCAAGGAATTTTTAGAAGAGATCGAGCAAAAAGTGATAAATTTGCTAAAGAGCTTAATGTAG
- a CDS encoding tryptophanyl-tRNA synthetase produces the protein MKKIAYLVAALALIILCIFGFIFSSFGNKFIVSKIEKEALTRGIDVKFKNFNLDLSTLNLEAIVMNAINLKANGDLSLFAQSMNLNIDIDADKAKTSELGLKKDIALKANAIGKFSNFKLAATGTALGSNINLNANLKDYLPKALNLDAKNIDLSEISALAQKPNLASGKLDLTSNMQGVDEKNEPIINAQILASDGVINKEILKNEFGLNLAKDINFKGGVNAKFANEKVSAKTLIIAPEATLKANETTYDLASKNLKSDFSLNVPDLALFGKLLGQQLSGAVDANGEITMQENALKNLKAEINGLGGKINANFDSKNLALNATSIKLKELLALALQPSYADGQINLNANFSGFDELKKLAGEAKFEIKNGLIDNGLVKLKNAAKFELKGGATAKGELVNFDANVLSDLGELKDVRGVYDLKNSQIFSKFALLISDPEKFKAVSGFEVSSKMALAGDVKLKASKIDELNLGGDAFAGKLNATIKNENLDLSLKEAQLGEILALSGNDKLANAKTNVQAKGQNIFSKSPSVTATITLNDGKFNAAALSKMLDKKFPENEKFSSNLSLNYKGDVAKFSGDFLSSFADIKGIDGSFDAGKSTLSLKLQAVVSELNKLAFLAGRELHGKFAALVTANGKVDDLSVKATSDDLFKGKLEANYKGGALDAALKNFEVKGLTQTLGLDHLYDGNGDAKFDYETKQKLGKFDILLKEGHLASTNLTNNIQIFTGKGITKEIYKDGKIYGDIKGDNVVFNVNLSSPKSDIKVANGTYNTATKMLNAPLVCRLEKTDLNVQISGTTDKLKYDVRSQYLENKVKKEIGRFLDKKLGKDDEGANGEKQNLKRLLKGLF, from the coding sequence ATGAAAAAAATAGCCTATTTAGTAGCGGCTTTGGCGCTGATAATCCTTTGCATTTTCGGCTTTATCTTTAGCTCTTTTGGCAATAAATTTATAGTCAGCAAAATAGAAAAAGAAGCACTCACTCGCGGTATTGATGTCAAATTTAAAAACTTTAACCTTGATCTTAGCACGCTAAATTTAGAAGCGATTGTGATGAATGCCATAAATTTAAAGGCAAATGGCGATCTCTCATTATTTGCTCAAAGCATGAACTTAAACATAGATATAGACGCCGACAAGGCAAAGACTAGCGAGCTTGGACTAAAAAAAGATATCGCGCTTAAGGCAAACGCGATCGGTAAGTTTAGCAACTTCAAGCTAGCGGCAACTGGCACGGCGCTTGGCTCAAACATAAATTTAAATGCAAATTTAAAAGACTATCTGCCAAAAGCTCTAAACCTTGACGCTAAAAACATCGATCTTTCTGAGATCTCAGCTCTGGCGCAAAAGCCAAATTTAGCTAGCGGTAAGCTTGATCTAACGAGCAATATGCAAGGGGTTGATGAGAAAAATGAGCCCATCATTAACGCTCAAATTTTAGCAAGTGATGGCGTAATAAATAAAGAAATTCTTAAAAACGAATTTGGGCTAAATTTAGCAAAAGATATAAACTTTAAAGGCGGCGTAAATGCTAAATTTGCAAATGAAAAAGTGAGCGCAAAAACCCTTATCATCGCACCTGAAGCCACTTTAAAAGCAAATGAAACGACTTATGATCTAGCTAGCAAAAATTTAAAGAGCGACTTTTCTCTAAACGTGCCTGATCTTGCTCTTTTTGGCAAGCTCTTGGGGCAACAGCTAAGTGGCGCCGTGGACGCAAACGGCGAAATTACAATGCAAGAAAATGCCCTTAAAAACCTAAAAGCTGAGATAAACGGGCTTGGTGGCAAGATAAATGCAAATTTTGATAGTAAAAACTTAGCCCTAAATGCAACTAGCATCAAGCTAAAAGAGCTTCTAGCGCTTGCCTTGCAGCCTAGCTACGCAGACGGGCAGATAAATTTAAACGCAAATTTTAGCGGCTTTGACGAGCTAAAAAAGCTTGCTGGCGAGGCTAAATTTGAGATAAAAAACGGTCTTATAGATAATGGTCTTGTAAAGCTTAAAAACGCAGCTAAATTTGAGCTAAAAGGCGGCGCCACAGCAAAAGGTGAGCTTGTAAATTTTGACGCAAACGTACTTAGCGATCTTGGCGAGCTAAAGGATGTAAGGGGCGTTTATGACCTAAAAAACAGTCAAATTTTTAGCAAATTTGCCCTGCTCATTAGCGACCCTGAGAAATTTAAAGCGGTTAGTGGCTTTGAGGTGAGCTCAAAGATGGCGCTTGCGGGCGATGTAAAGCTAAAAGCAAGCAAGATAGATGAGCTAAATTTAGGCGGCGATGCCTTTGCTGGCAAGCTAAACGCCACCATAAAAAATGAAAATCTTGACCTTAGCTTAAAAGAGGCGCAGTTAGGAGAGATCTTGGCACTTAGCGGCAACGACAAACTGGCAAACGCTAAGACAAATGTCCAAGCAAAGGGGCAAAATATCTTTAGCAAAAGTCCAAGTGTCACCGCAACGATCACTTTAAATGATGGCAAATTTAACGCCGCAGCACTTAGCAAAATGCTTGATAAAAAATTCCCAGAAAATGAGAAATTTAGCTCAAATTTGAGCCTAAATTACAAAGGCGACGTAGCAAAATTTAGTGGTGACTTTCTTAGCTCGTTTGCTGATATAAAGGGCATAGATGGCAGCTTTGACGCGGGCAAAAGCACTCTAAGCTTAAAGCTTCAAGCGGTAGTTTCAGAGCTAAATAAGCTTGCATTTTTAGCTGGCCGCGAGCTTCACGGTAAATTTGCAGCCCTCGTAACGGCAAATGGCAAAGTGGATGATCTAAGCGTAAAAGCCACTTCAGATGATCTATTTAAGGGTAAACTCGAGGCAAACTACAAAGGCGGCGCGCTTGATGCGGCGCTAAAAAACTTTGAGGTTAAAGGGCTAACGCAGACTTTGGGGCTAGATCATCTATATGATGGCAACGGCGATGCTAAATTTGACTACGAGACAAAGCAAAAGCTCGGTAAATTTGACATCTTGCTAAAAGAAGGTCACCTAGCCAGCACAAATCTCACAAACAACATCCAAATATTTACTGGCAAGGGCATCACAAAAGAAATTTACAAAGACGGCAAAATTTATGGCGATATAAAGGGCGACAACGTCGTCTTTAACGTAAATTTAAGCTCGCCAAAGAGCGACATAAAGGTTGCAAACGGCACTTATAATACCGCGACAAAAATGCTTAACGCGCCACTTGTTTGCAGGCTCGAAAAGACCGATCTAAACGTGCAAATCTCAGGCACTACAGACAAGCTAAAATACGACGTCAGATCGCAGTATCTCGAAAATAAGGTCAAAAAAGAGATAGGTAGATTTTTAGATAAAAAGCTGGGCAAAGATGATGAAGGCGCAAACGGCGAAAAGCAAAATTTAAAGAGGCTTTTAAAAGGGCTATTTTAG
- the groES gene encoding co-chaperone GroES, with product MNFQPLGKRVLVERVEETKTTASGIIIPDNAKEKPLSGEVKAVGAEVEGVKVGDKVVFAKYGGTEINLDDKTYLVLNIDDVLGVLK from the coding sequence ATGAACTTTCAACCATTAGGCAAGCGTGTTCTAGTCGAACGCGTAGAGGAGACAAAGACCACAGCTTCGGGCATTATTATACCTGATAACGCAAAAGAAAAACCTTTAAGCGGTGAGGTAAAAGCAGTTGGTGCTGAAGTAGAGGGTGTAAAAGTTGGTGATAAAGTTGTATTTGCAAAATACGGTGGTACTGAGATAAATTTAGATGATAAAACATATCTTGTTTTAAACATTGATGATGTTTTAGGTGTTTTAAAATAA
- a CDS encoding MFS transporter, with the protein MKKAENLKYLMGLGHFCSNINQSALGAILPFFIASYHYDYATAASLVTATNLASSLIQPLISRLSDKKELPYVIPLGLLLAGGGMSLTGFVTNYYIILVCVMISGIGAALFHQSAAKIVNYVSNAKNRAISIFSFEGNVGFAVGPILVAIFVGNFGLKGTLFFHYPSNFAHTFIPQKGQIYKSARRQSQKVNFTKNKRSKRRSWRIFEALSVYIFTLYSHIWLFGIF; encoded by the coding sequence ATGAAAAAGGCGGAAAATTTAAAGTATCTAATGGGGCTTGGGCACTTTTGTAGCAACATAAACCAAAGTGCCCTTGGCGCGATACTGCCATTTTTCATCGCAAGCTACCACTACGACTATGCCACAGCCGCCTCGCTCGTGACCGCCACAAATTTAGCAAGTTCGCTCATCCAACCACTTATCAGCCGCCTAAGCGACAAAAAAGAGCTGCCATACGTCATCCCGCTTGGGCTACTGCTTGCTGGCGGGGGCATGAGCCTCACTGGCTTTGTGACAAACTACTACATCATCTTGGTTTGCGTGATGATAAGCGGTATAGGCGCCGCACTCTTTCATCAAAGCGCTGCAAAGATCGTAAACTACGTCTCAAACGCCAAAAATAGAGCCATAAGTATATTTTCTTTTGAAGGCAACGTGGGCTTTGCAGTTGGACCCATTTTAGTCGCCATTTTTGTGGGAAATTTTGGCTTAAAAGGGACGCTATTTTTTCATTATCCCTCAAATTTTGCTCACACTTTTATACCTCAAAAAGGGCAAATTTATAAAAGCGCTAGAAGGCAATCACAAAAAGTAAATTTCACAAAAAACAAGCGCTCTAAAAGACGATCTTGGCGCATTTTTGAGGCTTTGTCTGTGTATATTTTCACGCTCTATAGTCACATTTGGCTTTTCGGCATTTTTTAG
- the groL gene encoding chaperonin GroEL (60 kDa chaperone family; promotes refolding of misfolded polypeptides especially under stressful conditions; forms two stacked rings of heptamers to form a barrel-shaped 14mer; ends can be capped by GroES; misfolded proteins enter the barrel where they are refolded when GroES binds), which yields MAKEIFYSDDARNRLYEGVKKLNDAVKVTMGPRGRNVLIQKSFGAPNITKDGVSVAKEVELKDTIENMGASLVREVASKTNDQAGDGTTTATVLAHAIFKEGLRNVTAGANPIEVKRGMDKEVAALIDALKNISKKVSGSKEIAQIATISANSDESIGKLIADAMEKVGKDGVITVEEAKSIQDELSVVEGMQFDRGYLSPYFITNPEKMQVELSNPFILLFDKKITNLKDLLPVLEQVQKSGKPLLIIAEDIEGEALATLVVNKLRGVLNISAVKAPGFGDRRKAMLEDIAILTGGEVISEELGRTLESATINDLGQASSVVIDKDNTTIVNGAGEKSAIDARITQIKAQIAETTSDYDKEKLQERLAKLSGGVAVIKVGAATETEMKEKKDRVDDALSATRAAVEEGIVVGGGSALILASKSVNLNLQGDEAIGAEIVRRALRAPLRQIAENAGFDAGVVANAVETSKDANFGFNAATGEYVNMFEAGIIDPVKVERVALQNAVSVASLLLTTEATISEIKEEKAMPAMPDMGGMGGMGGMM from the coding sequence ATGGCAAAAGAAATTTTTTACTCTGATGATGCAAGAAACCGCCTATACGAGGGCGTAAAAAAACTAAATGATGCTGTGAAAGTGACAATGGGACCAAGAGGCAGAAATGTTCTTATCCAAAAGAGCTTTGGCGCTCCAAACATCACAAAAGACGGCGTTAGTGTGGCTAAAGAAGTTGAGCTAAAAGATACTATCGAAAACATGGGTGCAAGCCTAGTTAGAGAAGTGGCAAGCAAGACAAATGACCAAGCGGGCGACGGCACTACAACAGCGACTGTGCTAGCTCACGCGATATTTAAAGAGGGTCTTAGAAACGTAACTGCTGGCGCAAATCCTATCGAAGTAAAACGCGGCATGGATAAAGAAGTAGCAGCTCTTATAGATGCACTAAAAAATATCTCTAAAAAAGTATCTGGCTCAAAAGAGATCGCTCAGATCGCTACTATCTCTGCTAACTCAGACGAGAGTATTGGCAAACTTATCGCTGATGCGATGGAAAAAGTCGGCAAAGATGGCGTCATAACAGTAGAAGAGGCAAAATCTATCCAAGATGAGCTAAGCGTTGTTGAGGGTATGCAATTTGACCGCGGATATCTAAGCCCGTACTTCATCACAAACCCTGAAAAGATGCAAGTTGAGCTAAGCAATCCATTTATATTGCTATTTGACAAGAAGATCACAAATTTAAAAGATCTACTTCCAGTGCTTGAGCAAGTACAAAAGAGTGGCAAACCACTTCTAATCATCGCTGAAGATATCGAGGGCGAGGCACTTGCAACACTTGTTGTAAATAAACTTCGCGGCGTGCTAAACATCTCAGCTGTTAAAGCTCCTGGCTTTGGCGATAGAAGAAAAGCGATGCTTGAAGATATCGCTATTCTAACAGGTGGCGAAGTCATTAGCGAAGAGCTAGGTAGAACACTAGAAAGCGCTACTATAAACGACCTTGGTCAAGCTTCAAGCGTAGTTATTGACAAAGATAACACAACTATCGTAAATGGTGCAGGCGAGAAGTCGGCGATCGACGCTAGAATAACTCAGATCAAAGCGCAAATCGCTGAGACTACAAGCGACTATGACAAAGAAAAACTTCAAGAGCGCCTTGCAAAACTAAGTGGCGGCGTGGCAGTTATCAAAGTAGGTGCTGCGACTGAGACTGAGATGAAAGAGAAAAAAGACCGCGTAGATGATGCTCTAAGCGCTACTCGTGCGGCTGTTGAAGAAGGTATCGTTGTTGGCGGTGGCTCAGCTCTTATCCTCGCTTCAAAGAGCGTAAATTTAAATTTACAAGGTGATGAGGCAATCGGCGCTGAGATCGTTAGAAGAGCACTTCGTGCTCCACTTCGCCAAATCGCTGAGAACGCTGGTTTTGACGCAGGCGTTGTGGCAAATGCAGTTGAGACAAGCAAAGATGCAAATTTTGGCTTTAACGCCGCAACTGGCGAATATGTAAATATGTTTGAAGCTGGCATCATCGATCCAGTTAAAGTTGAGAGAGTTGCGCTTCAAAATGCTGTTAGCGTGGCTAGCTTGCTACTAACAACTGAAGCAACTATCAGCGAGATAAAAGAAGAAAAAGCAATGCCTGCAATGCCTGACATGGGCGGAATGGGTGGCATGGGCGGCATGATGTAG
- a CDS encoding MFS transporter, translating into MRLCLCIFSRSIVTFGFSAFFSIYLIKIFGLSKEAANVNLSMFFAAGAISTLFGGALADKYGLVRLIKISLSIAAPLVVLMLFIDSYALFLAASMCVSGYISLSFSPSTHLHSFICQIRSAYRFSQA; encoded by the coding sequence TTGAGGCTTTGTCTGTGTATATTTTCACGCTCTATAGTCACATTTGGCTTTTCGGCATTTTTTAGTATCTACCTCATCAAAATTTTTGGTCTTAGCAAAGAGGCTGCAAATGTAAATTTAAGTATGTTTTTTGCTGCAGGTGCGATCTCTACGCTATTTGGCGGAGCTCTAGCTGATAAATACGGCCTAGTTAGGCTCATCAAAATAAGCCTAAGCATAGCCGCGCCGCTAGTCGTGCTAATGCTCTTTATTGACAGCTACGCGCTATTTCTCGCGGCCTCCATGTGCGTGAGTGGCTACATCAGCCTATCTTTTAGCCCTTCAACCCATTTGCACAGCTTTATTTGCCAAATCAGATCAGCTTATAGGTTTAGTCAGGCGTAA
- a CDS encoding amino acid ABC transporter ATP-binding protein: MSENILELKKINKFYGELHALKDINLEVKSGEVVVLLGPSGCGKSTTLRCINGLESIASGEIVIDGEAIDAKFNDWQRIRQKVGMVFQSYELFDHMNVIDNVLLGPLKVQKRDRAEAEKTADMWLSKVGLLDKKFAYPKELSGGQKQRIAIVRSLCLNPEIMLFDEVTAALDPEIVREVLDVILNLAKDGMTMLIVTHEMSFARAVANKIVFMDAGAIVEISEPEEFFTNPKSDRAKKFLNLFSF; the protein is encoded by the coding sequence ATGAGCGAAAATATCTTGGAACTTAAAAAAATAAATAAATTTTATGGAGAGCTTCACGCCTTAAAAGATATAAATTTAGAGGTAAAAAGCGGTGAAGTGGTCGTACTTCTTGGACCATCAGGCTGTGGCAAGAGCACAACTCTTAGATGTATAAACGGCCTTGAGAGTATCGCAAGCGGTGAGATCGTCATAGACGGCGAAGCGATAGATGCTAAATTTAATGATTGGCAAAGGATCCGCCAAAAAGTCGGCATGGTCTTTCAAAGCTACGAGCTGTTTGATCATATGAATGTTATAGATAACGTCCTTCTTGGGCCTTTAAAGGTGCAAAAAAGAGATAGGGCCGAGGCCGAAAAGACCGCTGATATGTGGTTAAGCAAGGTTGGACTGCTTGATAAGAAATTTGCCTATCCAAAGGAGCTAAGTGGCGGCCAAAAGCAGCGCATAGCTATAGTAAGAAGCCTTTGCTTAAACCCTGAGATCATGCTATTTGACGAGGTTACGGCTGCGCTTGATCCAGAGATCGTTAGAGAAGTGCTTGATGTTATACTAAATTTAGCCAAAGATGGTATGACGATGCTAATAGTTACCCATGAGATGAGCTTTGCAAGGGCGGTTGCAAATAAGATCGTATTTATGGACGCTGGAGCGATCGTGGAGATCAGCGAACCAGAGGAATTTTTTACCAACCCAAAGAGCGACCGCGCGAAGAAATTTCTAAATTTATTCTCGTTTTAG
- a CDS encoding monooxygenase, whose protein sequence is MAAIMYVDFPQEGLFGDEMSKAFEDLAKSINQEPGMIWKIWTENKQTKEAGGIYLFDNKENAEKYLKMHSERLAKNGYSNIRGKIFDINMPLSMINKADFLK, encoded by the coding sequence ATGGCTGCGATTATGTATGTTGATTTTCCGCAAGAAGGTCTTTTTGGAGACGAGATGTCAAAAGCTTTTGAGGATTTGGCTAAAAGTATCAACCAAGAACCTGGTATGATATGGAAAATTTGGACTGAGAACAAACAAACAAAAGAAGCAGGCGGAATTTATCTTTTTGACAATAAGGAGAATGCGGAAAAATATCTGAAAATGCACAGCGAAAGGCTAGCTAAAAACGGCTATTCAAATATTCGCGGCAAAATTTTTGATATTAATATGCCTTTGTCAATGATAAATAAGGCTGATTTTTTAAAATAA